A single window of Hymenobacter sp. APR13 DNA harbors:
- a CDS encoding ATP-binding protein gives MIICRWVPLLGVLLLLSGPLARAQSPESAPLKRALAQATSDTARVLLLADLSATYRYSRFDSVRYYAQRGLRLARRIGFRRGEGRCLSRLGILMGERGNLPAALRINLQALQLNEDSHDLAGTARTLNQTGLLYFALDDFRPALRYFFRALQLYEQSGSTDDSQLISVLTNLGASYEGLHQLDSTAYFLDRAHAITIAPHPRGWSCWGNPLPYVLREIGLLHASRGQTVQAIVYYHRSAAASVPENDQRSRSRAYQYLAELYRSRQLPDSSIFYARQALTVGQKLPFMLGVMRNSALLANAFEAQRRPDSTLKYLRIMLTAQDSLHDPQRIKQLDAIGFAEQQRLRQLEEETSRFNASLRLYLLWAGLGIMALTALLLGAFVWRQRRANQVLRQLNEQVTEQKSQLTQQRDRLAHMLQELRAAQSQLVLREKMATLGELMTGVAQEIQNPISNVKNLAAISVALCQEIREELAKLPLALDEQQDIEGMFDNLSRYQSRIVKQGQRADDIVAGMLDYSSNSPAQRQPTDLNVLANEYMRLVYHDQRLKNRHFNAALLPRLWPDLPMVPLVRQDVGRVLVSLFTNAFYAVQQRQRQGLDDDYVPQVLLSTQLVGDYVEIRVRDNGLGISAAAKANVFQRFFTTKPSGEGTGLGLAVSYDIITRGHGGSLRVESVEGEYTEFIIQLPVEAKPLPTAWTVPA, from the coding sequence ATGATCATCTGTCGTTGGGTGCCGTTGTTGGGTGTTTTGCTGTTGCTGTCCGGCCCATTGGCCCGGGCCCAGAGCCCCGAATCTGCCCCGCTGAAGCGCGCCCTCGCCCAAGCCACTTCCGACACGGCCCGCGTGCTGCTGCTGGCCGACCTGAGCGCCACTTACCGCTACTCCCGCTTCGACTCGGTGCGCTACTACGCCCAGCGCGGACTGCGGCTGGCCCGCCGTATCGGGTTCCGCCGGGGCGAGGGGCGCTGCCTGTCGAGGCTGGGCATTCTGATGGGCGAGCGGGGCAACCTGCCCGCCGCCTTGCGCATCAACCTGCAGGCGCTGCAGCTCAACGAGGACAGCCACGACCTGGCCGGCACAGCCCGCACCCTCAACCAGACCGGCCTGCTCTACTTCGCCCTCGACGATTTTCGGCCGGCGCTGCGCTATTTCTTTAGGGCGCTGCAGCTGTATGAGCAAAGCGGCAGCACCGACGATTCGCAGCTAATCAGCGTGCTCACCAACCTGGGCGCCAGCTACGAGGGCCTGCACCAGCTGGATTCCACGGCCTACTTCCTCGACCGGGCGCACGCCATCACCATTGCCCCGCACCCGCGCGGCTGGAGCTGCTGGGGCAATCCGCTGCCTTACGTATTGCGCGAAATTGGCCTGCTGCATGCTTCGCGCGGCCAAACGGTCCAAGCCATTGTCTACTATCACCGCAGTGCCGCAGCGTCGGTACCCGAAAACGACCAGCGCAGCCGCAGCCGGGCCTATCAGTACCTGGCCGAGCTCTACCGCTCCCGCCAGCTGCCCGATTCCAGTATCTTCTACGCCCGGCAGGCGCTGACGGTAGGACAAAAGCTGCCGTTTATGCTGGGCGTGATGCGCAATAGTGCGTTGCTGGCTAATGCCTTCGAGGCCCAGCGCCGACCCGACAGCACGCTCAAGTACCTGCGCATCATGCTTACGGCCCAGGACAGCCTGCACGACCCGCAGCGCATCAAGCAGCTCGATGCCATCGGCTTTGCCGAACAGCAGCGCCTGCGCCAGCTGGAAGAAGAAACCAGCCGCTTCAATGCCTCGCTCCGCCTGTATCTGCTGTGGGCCGGGCTGGGCATCATGGCCCTCACGGCCTTGCTGCTGGGCGCTTTTGTATGGCGGCAGCGCCGCGCCAACCAGGTGTTGCGCCAACTCAACGAGCAGGTAACGGAGCAGAAAAGCCAGCTCACCCAGCAGCGCGACCGGCTGGCCCACATGCTACAGGAGCTGCGGGCGGCCCAGAGCCAGCTGGTACTGCGTGAGAAGATGGCCACGCTGGGCGAGCTGATGACGGGGGTGGCGCAGGAGATTCAGAACCCGATCAGCAATGTGAAAAACCTAGCGGCCATCAGTGTGGCCCTCTGCCAGGAAATCAGGGAGGAGCTGGCCAAGCTCCCGCTGGCCCTCGATGAGCAGCAGGACATTGAGGGCATGTTTGATAACCTGAGCCGCTACCAGTCGCGCATTGTCAAGCAAGGGCAGCGCGCCGACGACATTGTGGCCGGCATGCTGGACTACTCCAGCAACAGCCCCGCCCAGCGCCAGCCCACCGACCTCAACGTGCTGGCCAACGAGTATATGCGCCTCGTATATCACGACCAGCGCCTGAAAAACCGTCATTTCAACGCGGCGCTGCTGCCTCGGCTGTGGCCCGATCTGCCGATGGTTCCGCTCGTACGGCAGGATGTAGGCCGGGTGCTGGTGAGTTTGTTCACCAATGCCTTCTACGCTGTGCAGCAGCGCCAGCGCCAGGGCCTCGACGACGACTACGTGCCCCAGGTTCTGCTCAGCACCCAGCTTGTTGGCGACTACGTGGAGATTCGGGTGCGCGACAACGGCTTGGGCATTTCGGCGGCCGCCAAGGCCAACGTGTTTCAGCGCTTTTTCACGACCAAGCCCAGCGGCGAGGGTACGGGGCTCGGCTTGGCTGTCAGCTACGATATCATCACCCGCGGCCACGGCGGCTCGTTGCGGGTGGAAAGCGTGGAGGGCGAGTACACCGAGTTCATCATACAGCTGCCTGTGGAAGCCAAGCCGCTGCCCACGGCCTGGACTGTTCCGGCTTAG
- a CDS encoding M28 family peptidase, which yields MPISTLPLWLAGALPLQVAAQVLPPAAPADTSQLRQHLVALVGTPEPRNYQHLPSLNQAARYIEQQLQAAGAQPVRQPYDVQGNTYYNVIGRFGPATGPQLVVGAHYDVCGEQPGADDNGTGVAALLELARLLGRQPTLPYGIELVAYTLEEPPFFRTPQMGSYVHAKALHDAGVPVRGMVALEMLGYYDDRKGSQDYPFGPLKWVYGGRGNYVTVAQKFGNGQFGRQFARRYKGLATLPVRRFKAPAWLPGIDFSDHLNYWQFGYPAVLLTDTAFYRNKHYHQPTDTLARLDMRRLALAVDALLATLLRG from the coding sequence ATGCCAATTTCTACCCTTCCATTATGGCTGGCGGGCGCGCTACCACTGCAGGTTGCCGCTCAGGTACTTCCACCGGCTGCCCCGGCCGATACCAGCCAGCTTCGGCAGCATCTGGTGGCCCTCGTCGGCACCCCCGAGCCGCGCAATTATCAGCACTTGCCCAGCCTCAACCAGGCCGCGCGCTACATCGAGCAGCAACTGCAGGCAGCCGGCGCCCAGCCCGTGCGGCAGCCCTACGACGTGCAGGGCAACACGTATTACAACGTCATCGGCCGCTTCGGGCCTGCTACCGGCCCGCAGCTGGTGGTGGGGGCGCACTACGATGTGTGCGGCGAGCAGCCCGGCGCCGACGACAACGGCACCGGCGTGGCGGCGCTGCTGGAGCTGGCCCGGCTGCTGGGGCGCCAGCCCACGTTGCCCTATGGCATCGAGCTGGTGGCCTACACGCTGGAAGAGCCGCCGTTTTTCCGGACGCCGCAGATGGGCAGCTACGTGCACGCCAAGGCGCTACACGACGCCGGCGTGCCGGTGCGCGGCATGGTGGCTTTGGAAATGCTGGGCTATTACGACGACCGAAAAGGCAGTCAGGACTACCCGTTTGGGCCGCTGAAATGGGTGTATGGCGGCCGCGGCAACTACGTGACGGTGGCCCAGAAATTCGGGAACGGGCAGTTTGGGCGGCAGTTTGCGCGCCGCTACAAAGGCCTGGCCACGCTGCCTGTGCGGCGCTTCAAGGCCCCGGCCTGGCTACCCGGCATCGATTTCTCCGACCACCTCAACTACTGGCAGTTCGGCTACCCGGCCGTGCTGCTCACCGACACGGCCTTTTACCGCAACAAGCACTATCACCAGCCCACCGACACCCTGGCCCGCCTGGACATGCGCCGCCTGGCCCTGGCCGTGGATGCCCTGCTGGCCACCCTGCTACGCGGCTGA
- a CDS encoding AMP-binding enzyme, with translation MRRAGYCLRAARPGARGSGGAQRWPDPPETQLEQELVALIREQIGAVACFRHAAVVARLPKTRSGKILRKTLRQLADGEDCPIPSTIDDPAILDEIREVLRRRQIGQAFENPAATNQS, from the coding sequence GTGCGCCGTGCTGGGTATTGCCTGCGAGCTGCGCGGCCAGGTGCCCGTGGGTCTGGTGGTGCTCAAAGATGGCCAGACCCTCCCGAAACCCAGCTGGAGCAGGAGCTGGTGGCCCTCATTCGGGAGCAGATTGGGGCGGTGGCCTGCTTCCGGCACGCGGCCGTGGTGGCGCGCCTGCCCAAAACCCGCTCCGGCAAAATCCTGCGCAAAACCCTGCGCCAGCTCGCCGACGGCGAAGACTGCCCCATCCCGTCCACCATCGACGACCCCGCCATCCTCGACGAAATCCGGGAGGTGCTGCGCCGAAGGCAGATAGGGCAGGCGTTTGAAAACCCAGCAGCTACAAACCAAAGCTAA
- a CDS encoding terminase gpP N-terminus-related DNA-binding protein, translated as MVQISCPKCESKEATKSGIVGGRQRYKCRNCGYHYSVAKTGKETNPYYVIKALQLYVEGVSYREIERLLGVSHVSVMNWVKKYGVKAPRQTEYHPTYKILNQKELAEFFQKPENLKEAGLMVTELGDKYMMIRWERFRQG; from the coding sequence ATGGTCCAGATCAGCTGCCCGAAGTGCGAATCCAAGGAAGCAACTAAAAGTGGCATAGTGGGAGGGAGGCAGCGTTATAAGTGCCGCAACTGCGGCTACCACTACTCGGTGGCCAAGACGGGCAAGGAAACCAATCCGTACTACGTCATCAAGGCGCTGCAGCTGTATGTGGAGGGTGTGAGCTACCGCGAGATTGAGCGGCTGCTGGGTGTGAGCCACGTGAGCGTGATGAACTGGGTGAAGAAGTACGGCGTGAAGGCGCCCCGCCAGACCGAGTATCACCCCACCTATAAAATTCTCAATCAGAAGGAATTGGCGGAGTTTTTTCAGAAACCTGAAAACTTGAAGGAGGCCGGGCTGATGGTGACGGAGCTGGGCGACAAGTACATGATGATCCGCTGGGAACGGTTCCGGCAGGGGTAG
- a CDS encoding sensor histidine kinase, translating into MPTWLVIGFSFGYLALLFGVAYAAERRAGSARRSLVSNPYVYALSMAVYCTAWTYYGSVGRAAYFGLEFVGIYLGPTLMAPMAWLVLRKIIRICRLQRLTSIADFISARYGKSAWLGALVTVVCVLGVVPYISLQIKAIAASFDILTGGGGTLHAAGSVGVSSAFATTVALAFFTIIFGVRSIEATERHEGMVLAVALESLVKLVAFLAAGLFVTYGLFDGFADVFERAAKVPDLSRLFTLQGAGTGGSQWLTLLLLSMSAILLLPRQFQVAVVENVNENHLRKAMWLFPLYLIVINLFVLPLAFGGRLLDGAGQLDADTFVLALPLQAGRPWLALLIYLGGLSAASSMIIVETIALSVMMSNHLLMPLLVRVPAARAEGPRWFAYLGQVALHSRRLAVVLVLLLAYGYYVEVSHLLPLVNIGLVSFAAVAQFVPVVLGGLYWKGGTRQGATAGILAGFVVWFYTLVLPTLVGPELLPDTVLREGLFGLHWLRPFALFHLEGLDYLSHGLFWSWFFNLALYVGVSLRRQPTDLELHQADVFVDVFRHGAGFEGRAGWQGVAALPDVRALLAGFLGKKRTNQALRAFEERFPDAHAPETDGTPAPPQADPRLLAYAEKLLAGSIGPASARLLLRSSVGVEDISFDNVVGILKESQQLLEANRQLQKQQRQLQRLTQELQAAYDQLQELDQHKDEFLYTVTHELRTPLTSIRALSEILTDNPDLEEEEQHRFLLTITKESERLSRLITLVLDLEKYESGKATLEKAPVDVADVITDALEAVGQLMRAKHIHLDLAVPPGLPPLSGDRDRLMQVLVNLLSNAVKSCRADGDGRILVSVETPADCLRITVQDNGKGIDPAFHQLIFDKFFQARNQTMRKPEGSGLGLAITKKIVELHAGRIWVESTPEQGARFSFELPVV; encoded by the coding sequence ATGCCCACCTGGCTCGTCATTGGCTTTTCGTTTGGCTACCTCGCCCTGTTGTTTGGGGTGGCGTATGCGGCGGAGCGACGGGCCGGCTCGGCTCGGCGGAGTTTGGTGAGCAACCCTTATGTGTACGCCCTGAGCATGGCCGTGTACTGCACCGCCTGGACGTATTATGGCTCGGTGGGGCGGGCGGCCTACTTCGGGCTGGAGTTTGTGGGCATCTACCTCGGGCCCACGCTCATGGCCCCGATGGCGTGGCTGGTGCTGCGCAAAATCATCCGCATCTGCCGGCTGCAGCGTCTCACGTCCATTGCCGACTTCATTTCGGCGCGCTACGGCAAAAGCGCCTGGCTGGGCGCTCTCGTGACGGTGGTATGCGTGCTGGGCGTGGTGCCCTACATTTCGCTGCAGATCAAGGCCATTGCTGCGTCGTTCGACATCCTGACCGGGGGCGGCGGCACGCTGCACGCGGCGGGTAGCGTGGGGGTGTCGTCGGCGTTTGCCACCACGGTGGCGCTGGCGTTTTTCACCATCATTTTCGGGGTTCGTTCCATCGAGGCCACCGAGCGGCACGAGGGCATGGTGCTGGCTGTGGCTTTGGAAAGCCTCGTGAAGCTGGTGGCGTTTCTGGCGGCCGGCCTGTTCGTTACCTACGGCTTGTTTGATGGCTTTGCCGACGTGTTTGAGCGGGCCGCCAAAGTGCCTGATCTGAGCCGGCTGTTTACGCTGCAGGGCGCTGGCACCGGCGGCAGCCAGTGGCTTACGCTGCTGCTGCTGAGCATGTCGGCCATTCTGCTGCTGCCGCGGCAGTTTCAGGTGGCGGTGGTGGAAAACGTCAACGAAAACCACCTGCGCAAGGCCATGTGGCTGTTTCCGCTCTACCTCATCGTCATCAACCTGTTTGTGCTGCCGCTGGCCTTCGGTGGGCGCCTGCTCGACGGGGCCGGCCAACTCGATGCCGACACGTTTGTGCTGGCGCTGCCGCTGCAGGCGGGCCGGCCGTGGCTGGCGCTGCTCATCTATCTGGGCGGGCTGTCGGCGGCCAGCAGCATGATTATCGTGGAAACCATTGCGCTGAGCGTGATGATGAGCAACCACCTGCTGATGCCGCTGTTGGTGCGCGTGCCGGCCGCCCGCGCCGAAGGGCCGCGCTGGTTTGCCTACCTGGGCCAGGTGGCGCTGCACAGCCGCCGGCTGGCCGTGGTGCTGGTGCTGCTGCTGGCCTACGGCTACTACGTGGAGGTCAGCCATCTGCTGCCGCTGGTGAATATCGGGCTGGTGTCGTTTGCGGCGGTGGCGCAGTTTGTGCCGGTGGTGCTGGGCGGCCTCTACTGGAAGGGCGGCACCCGGCAGGGCGCTACGGCGGGCATTCTGGCGGGCTTCGTGGTGTGGTTCTACACGCTGGTGCTGCCCACGCTGGTCGGCCCCGAGCTGCTCCCCGACACCGTGCTCCGCGAGGGGCTGTTTGGCCTGCACTGGCTGCGGCCGTTTGCCTTGTTCCACCTCGAAGGCCTCGATTACCTGTCGCATGGGCTGTTCTGGAGCTGGTTTTTCAACCTGGCCTTGTACGTAGGGGTGTCGCTCCGGCGCCAGCCCACCGACCTGGAGCTGCACCAGGCCGACGTGTTCGTGGACGTGTTCCGGCACGGCGCCGGCTTCGAGGGGCGGGCCGGCTGGCAGGGCGTAGCGGCTTTGCCCGACGTGCGGGCGCTGCTGGCCGGCTTCCTCGGGAAAAAGCGCACCAACCAGGCGCTGCGGGCCTTCGAGGAGCGGTTTCCGGATGCTCACGCCCCCGAAACCGACGGCACGCCGGCTCCGCCCCAGGCCGACCCGCGTTTGCTGGCCTACGCCGAAAAGCTGCTGGCCGGCAGCATTGGGCCGGCGTCGGCACGGCTGCTGCTGCGCTCGTCGGTAGGAGTGGAGGACATCAGCTTCGACAACGTGGTGGGTATTCTCAAGGAAAGCCAGCAGCTGCTGGAAGCCAACCGCCAGCTGCAGAAGCAGCAGCGGCAGCTGCAGCGCCTCACCCAAGAGCTGCAGGCCGCCTACGACCAGTTGCAGGAGCTGGATCAGCACAAAGACGAGTTCCTCTATACCGTCACGCACGAGCTGCGCACGCCGCTCACCAGCATCCGGGCGCTGTCGGAAATTCTCACCGACAACCCCGACCTGGAAGAGGAAGAGCAACACCGGTTTCTGCTTACCATCACCAAGGAATCGGAGCGCCTGAGCCGGCTGATTACGCTGGTGCTGGACCTGGAAAAGTATGAGTCGGGCAAGGCCACCCTGGAAAAGGCCCCGGTGGACGTGGCCGACGTCATCACCGATGCGCTGGAAGCTGTGGGTCAGCTCATGCGCGCCAAGCACATCCACCTCGATTTAGCCGTGCCGCCCGGCCTGCCGCCCCTTTCCGGCGACCGGGACCGGCTGATGCAGGTGCTGGTGAACCTGCTCTCCAACGCCGTCAAGTCGTGCCGCGCCGACGGCGACGGCCGCATCCTAGTGAGCGTGGAAACCCCCGCCGACTGCCTGCGCATCACAGTGCAGGACAACGGCAAAGGCATCGACCCAGCGTTTCACCAGCTCATCTTCGACAAGTTCTTCCAGGCCCGCAACCAAACCATGCGCAAGCCCGAGGGCTCAGGGCTGGGGCTGGCCATCACCAAGAAAATAGTGGAGCTGCACGCCGGCCGCATCTGGGTGGAAAGCACCCCCGAGCAAGGCGCCCGGTTCTCGTTTGAGCTGCCGGTAGTATGA
- a CDS encoding MFS transporter, which produces MNQNLPQRDSGAYSGAAPVAGTAGAVTHDNNDVSTSKIWQVITASSVGTVIEWYDFYIFGSLAAIIGPVLFGSTGKIEDTILGTLAVFGAGFVVRPFGAVFFGRIGDMIGRKYTFLLTLLIMGGATFVTGLIPSYDKIGIAAPIIVTLLRLLQGLALGGEYGGATTYVAEHSPDNKRGYYTSFIQITATAGLFLSILVIITTRKTMGEDAFKEWGWRIPFLLSGLLVIASYYIRRKLHESPLFAKAKAEGKTSTNPLRESFVNPVNRRLVLISLFGATMGQGVVWYTGQFYAYSFMQNTLKLDLVDASLVLCIALLIATPFFVYFGSLSDRIGRKKIIMMGLLCGALFTIPIFYGLKAFAGPLTEVTAATVDASGKAVPAVMKALTPSLVPMTVLTFCLVLFVTMAYGPIAAYLVELFPTKVRYTSLSLPYHIGNGVFGGFVPFIATALTLRAAAQPEGTLFKTYSSFAGLLYPVIIALICWFIGQALMKDVRNVKLMEENSGDVK; this is translated from the coding sequence ATGAACCAAAACCTACCGCAGCGCGACTCCGGAGCGTACTCCGGGGCCGCCCCCGTAGCCGGCACGGCCGGTGCCGTGACGCACGACAACAACGACGTTTCGACCAGCAAGATCTGGCAGGTGATTACGGCCTCCTCGGTGGGCACCGTAATCGAGTGGTACGACTTCTACATTTTCGGCTCACTGGCCGCCATCATCGGGCCGGTGCTGTTTGGCTCGACGGGCAAGATTGAGGACACCATTCTGGGCACGCTGGCCGTGTTCGGGGCAGGTTTCGTGGTGCGGCCGTTTGGGGCCGTGTTCTTCGGCCGCATCGGCGACATGATCGGGCGGAAGTACACGTTCCTGCTGACGCTGCTGATTATGGGTGGCGCCACGTTCGTGACGGGCCTGATTCCGAGCTACGACAAAATCGGCATTGCTGCGCCCATCATCGTGACCTTGCTGCGTCTGCTGCAGGGCCTGGCTTTGGGCGGCGAGTATGGCGGCGCCACCACCTACGTGGCCGAGCACTCGCCGGACAACAAGCGTGGCTACTACACCTCGTTTATCCAGATTACGGCCACGGCCGGCCTGTTTTTGAGCATTCTGGTGATTATCACCACCCGCAAAACCATGGGCGAGGACGCCTTCAAGGAGTGGGGCTGGCGCATTCCGTTCCTGCTGTCGGGGCTGTTGGTAATTGCTTCCTACTACATCCGCCGCAAGCTGCACGAGTCGCCGCTGTTTGCCAAGGCTAAGGCCGAGGGCAAGACCAGCACCAACCCGCTGCGTGAGTCGTTCGTGAACCCCGTAAACCGCCGCCTCGTGCTGATTTCGCTGTTCGGCGCTACTATGGGCCAGGGCGTGGTGTGGTACACCGGCCAGTTCTACGCCTACTCCTTCATGCAGAACACGCTCAAGCTCGACCTCGTGGACGCCTCGCTGGTGCTGTGCATTGCCCTGCTGATTGCCACGCCGTTCTTCGTGTACTTCGGTAGCCTCTCCGACCGGATCGGCCGCAAAAAGATCATCATGATGGGCCTGCTCTGCGGCGCGCTGTTCACCATCCCGATTTTCTACGGACTCAAGGCCTTCGCCGGTCCCCTGACGGAAGTAACCGCCGCCACCGTGGATGCCAGCGGCAAAGCCGTGCCGGCCGTGATGAAGGCCCTGACGCCCAGCCTCGTGCCCATGACGGTGCTCACCTTCTGCCTGGTGCTGTTCGTGACCATGGCCTACGGCCCAATTGCGGCTTACCTGGTGGAGCTATTCCCCACGAAAGTGCGCTACACCAGCCTGTCGTTGCCCTACCACATCGGCAACGGCGTGTTCGGGGGCTTCGTGCCGTTCATTGCCACGGCCCTGACGCTGCGCGCCGCAGCCCAGCCCGAAGGCACGCTGTTCAAAACCTACAGCAGCTTCGCCGGCCTGCTCTATCCGGTTATCATTGCCCTGATCTGCTGGTTTATTGGGCAGGCGCTGATGAAGGACGTGCGCAACGTGAAGCTGATGGAGGAAAACTCCGGCGATGTAAAATAG
- the acs gene encoding acetate--CoA ligase codes for MPETPVKHARIRTLEEYHEAYHLSIHHPEEYWASVAAPFTWRRKWDKVLTSDMATGHNEWFAGARLNITENCLDRHLATRGNKLAIIYEPNDTKTRHLRLTYRELHQEVCRFANVLHNNGVEKGDRVCIYMPMIPQLAIAVLACARIGAVHSVIFAGFSATAISDRVNDAQATVVLTADGLNRGAKQIPVKRVVDEALETCPGVRRVIVVEHLGWPVNMEEGRDVWYHEEAEGVAKTCPAEEMDAEDPLFILYTSGSTGKPKGVVHSTAGYMVWADYTFRNVFQVEENDIYWCTADIGWVTGHSYLLYGPLLAGSTSLMFEGIPTYPDAGRFWEVIDKHSVSIFYTAPTAIRSLMAAPLDNVLSYSLDSLRVLGSVGEPINEEAWYWYFQHVGKERCPIVDTWWQTETGGIMISALAGITPSKPTHAGLPLPGVQPVLLNQDGTEIEGNDQEGYLAIKHSWPGIIRTTYGDHERAVQTYFAPYKGYYFTGDGARRDADGLYRIIGRVDDVINVSGHRFGTAEIENAINQNHNVIESAVVAFPHDVKGQGIYAYVICRSGAVEKESDKAHIEASIIETIVAQIGKIAKPDKIQIVSGLPKTRSGKIMRRILRKVAEGEISSLGDTTTLLDPAVVDEIIEGRK; via the coding sequence ATGCCCGAAACCCCTGTGAAACACGCCCGAATCCGTACGCTCGAAGAGTACCACGAAGCGTATCACCTCAGCATTCATCATCCCGAAGAGTACTGGGCCTCTGTTGCCGCGCCCTTCACCTGGCGCCGGAAGTGGGATAAGGTGCTGACCTCCGACATGGCCACCGGCCACAACGAGTGGTTTGCGGGCGCCCGCCTCAACATCACCGAAAACTGCCTCGACCGACACCTGGCTACGCGCGGCAACAAGCTGGCCATCATCTACGAGCCTAACGACACCAAGACCCGCCACCTGCGCCTCACCTACCGCGAGCTGCACCAGGAGGTCTGCCGCTTTGCCAATGTGCTGCACAACAACGGCGTGGAAAAAGGCGACCGGGTGTGCATCTACATGCCCATGATTCCGCAGCTGGCCATTGCGGTGCTGGCCTGCGCCCGCATCGGAGCGGTGCATTCGGTGATTTTTGCCGGCTTCTCGGCCACCGCCATTTCCGACCGGGTGAACGACGCCCAGGCCACCGTGGTGCTCACCGCCGACGGCCTCAACCGCGGCGCCAAGCAGATTCCGGTGAAGCGCGTGGTAGACGAGGCCCTGGAAACCTGCCCCGGCGTGCGCCGCGTCATCGTGGTGGAGCACCTCGGCTGGCCCGTAAACATGGAGGAAGGCCGCGACGTGTGGTACCACGAGGAAGCCGAGGGCGTGGCCAAAACCTGCCCCGCCGAGGAAATGGACGCCGAAGATCCGCTGTTCATCCTCTACACCTCGGGCAGCACCGGCAAGCCCAAAGGCGTGGTGCACAGCACCGCCGGCTACATGGTGTGGGCCGATTACACGTTCCGCAACGTGTTTCAGGTGGAAGAAAACGACATCTACTGGTGCACCGCCGACATCGGCTGGGTGACCGGCCACTCGTACCTGCTCTACGGCCCGCTGCTGGCCGGCAGCACCTCGCTCATGTTCGAGGGCATCCCTACGTACCCCGACGCCGGCCGCTTCTGGGAAGTCATCGACAAGCACTCGGTCAGCATCTTCTACACCGCGCCCACGGCCATCCGCAGCCTCATGGCCGCGCCCCTCGACAACGTGCTCAGCTACTCCCTCGACTCGCTGCGGGTGCTGGGGTCGGTGGGGGAGCCCATCAACGAGGAGGCCTGGTACTGGTACTTCCAGCACGTGGGCAAGGAGCGCTGCCCCATCGTGGATACCTGGTGGCAGACGGAAACCGGTGGCATCATGATTTCGGCCCTGGCCGGCATCACGCCCAGCAAGCCCACCCACGCGGGCCTGCCGCTGCCCGGGGTGCAGCCCGTGCTGCTCAACCAGGACGGCACCGAAATCGAGGGCAACGACCAGGAAGGCTACCTCGCCATCAAGCACAGCTGGCCCGGCATCATCCGCACCACCTACGGCGACCATGAGCGGGCCGTGCAGACGTACTTTGCGCCCTACAAAGGCTACTACTTCACCGGCGACGGCGCCCGCCGCGACGCCGACGGCCTCTACCGCATCATCGGCCGCGTCGATGACGTGATAAACGTGAGCGGCCACCGCTTCGGCACGGCCGAAATCGAAAACGCCATCAACCAGAACCACAACGTCATCGAGTCGGCGGTGGTGGCTTTCCCGCACGATGTGAAAGGCCAGGGCATCTATGCCTACGTCATCTGCCGGTCAGGAGCCGTGGAGAAAGAGTCTGACAAGGCGCACATCGAAGCCAGCATCATCGAAACCATCGTGGCCCAGATCGGCAAAATAGCCAAGCCCGACAAGATTCAGATTGTATCGGGTTTGCCCAAAACCCGCTCCGGCAAAATCATGCGCCGTATCCTGCGCAAAGTGGCTGAAGGCGAAATCAGCAGCCTCGGCGACACCACCACGCTGCTCGACCCAGCTGTGGTAGACGAGATTATCGAAGGCCGAAAATAG
- a CDS encoding response regulator transcription factor → MPTAPHILIVDDEPNIVMSLEFLMRKSGYQVSIARNGTEALEAIDHTAFDVVLLDIMMPDVDGYQVCRHLRQRPDRAATRVVMLSAKSKEADVQKGYDAGADLYLPKPFSTRQLMEKVRELLPLASSS, encoded by the coding sequence ATGCCTACCGCCCCGCACATTCTCATTGTCGATGACGAGCCCAACATCGTCATGTCGCTGGAATTTCTGATGCGCAAAAGCGGCTACCAGGTCAGCATTGCCCGCAACGGCACCGAAGCCCTGGAGGCCATCGACCACACCGCCTTTGACGTGGTGCTGCTCGATATCATGATGCCCGATGTGGACGGCTACCAGGTGTGCCGCCACCTGCGCCAGCGCCCCGACCGCGCCGCCACCCGCGTGGTTATGCTGTCGGCCAAAAGCAAGGAGGCCGACGTGCAGAAAGGCTACGACGCCGGCGCCGACCTCTACCTGCCCAAACCCTTCAGCACCCGCCAGCTCATGGAAAAAGTGCGCGAGTTGCTGCCGCTGGCCAGCAGCAGCTAG